TGGTTCTTATAACACTGAATCCCAAGTATTCTTTTCAGAGCCCTCTTTATGTCtctgttcctcaggctgtagatgaaggggttcagcatgggcGTGACCACCGTGTACATCACCGAGGCTGTGGCACTTGAGTGGGAGCTCTGGGTAACAGCAGAGCTGAGGTACACTCCTAGGCTTGCACAATAAAATAAGGAGACAACCGACAGGTGAGATGCACAGGTGGAAAACGCTTTATACTTGCCCTGAGCTGATGAGATCCCACATATGGAGGAAACTATCTTAGAATAAGAGTAAAGGATCCAGACAAGCAGACCAGCACCCAGCAGCATAGCTGCAAGGTACATCACCACGTTATTAAGAAAGGTGTCAGAACAGGCAAGTTGGATCATCTGATTGAGTTCACAGAAAAAGTGGGGGATCTCTACCTCTGTACAGAAAGACAGCCCCAACACCATTAAGGTGTGTACCAAGGAATGCAGGACACATATGATCCAGGACATCAAAACCAGGAGTCCACAGAGCCGGGGGTTCATGATGACCGTGTAGTGCAGGGGGTGACAGATGGCCACAAACCTGTCATAGGCCATAACACTCAGGAGAAAGTCGTCCATCCCTGCAAAGGTTATGAAAAAGTTCATTTGTGTGATGCAGCTTGCATAGGTTATGACTTTGCTCTGAGTCTGGATGTTCCAGAGCATCTTCGGGACGGTGGTGGAGGTGAAGCAGATGTCTATAAAGGACAGGttggccaggaagaagtacatgggggtgtggaggtgggagtcACAGCTGATGGCCAGGATGATGAGCAGGTTGCCAAACACAGTGATCAGGTACATGGAGAGGAAAAGCCCAAATATGAGGGGCTGCAGCTCTGGTCTCTCTGAAAATCCCAGGAGAAGAAATTTTGATAATTGTGTAATATTCCCTGGTTCCATGAGGTTGCACTGACCCCCGGAAAGAGGCAAAGGACATCATTAATTTTCACATCAACAGTTTACTCACATAGTTGAAATGCTACCATTTATATTGTGCAGTCAAGAAGTTCATTTCGGTATCTTGTCCCTTTTGTCCCCAAAGGATTGTCCTTTTGAAGAGATTCCCTCCTGTTTCACCTCAGATTAGGTGTTTTGGTCTCATTCTCCACACTCCCCAGCACAGGTCATGCATTTTACTGTTTTACTAAGAATATCTTTCCTGCATGGGAGGAATATGTGCTGATTGTCAAACATATTCCAGGCATTGTGTAGGCAATGAGCATgggatactgaaaaaaaaacGCAAGTATCATCCAATGATGGAGAAtgaatggaaacaaataaaaatactaataagaCATTAGAGGGTGTCAAAGTGCTATGAAGAGAACAAAAGTAGATATAAAGGAGAGCGTGGATACGAGTGTCGTTCTGTAATTGGTATTTGGTCAAGACCCGTAacaggtgacatttgaacagagactTCAGTGAAAGGAGGGCAGGGTCTGCAAGCATTTCTGGGGAAGGGGTGTGTTGGCTGAGGGAATGACCTCTGCTAAGACCCAGAGGATCGTACTACTTGGAGCTATTGGGGTCCAAAATAGGAAGCGTTGTGTGAAGAGGAGTAAAGAGGAGAGAAATCAGAGATGGTGTCAGgtaatttcaaagaaatggatGGCCTCATTACTGGTTCCCTTTAGAGGGAAAGGAGTCACTCACCCACACTATATACTGCTTATATTTTAGAATCTATCTGGAAAGCCTCCTGTACATTGACAAGGAGCCCTCCTGAATACCCTGTGCTGATTGAGTGCTGGCTTCTGTATTAGTAGAGTCAACTTAGAATATATTAGCTAAGGCACCCCTGCTCTGGAAACGGATCCCCCGCCACAagacaagacacacacacacacacacacacacacacagcaaatcaTCACTCCCTGAGCTGTGTTCTTCCATGAGTTCTCACCTCCAGCCCCAATAATTAAGCTCAGAGTGGCTATAAACCAATGTGGCCAGATCCATTATCATTCCTCACAAACGATGTAAAAATGGTACCTGAATTCCAATGATTGAGTTTCTTATGGACAAATACAATTGACAGGTCAGACTCGCATGCTTATTTTCTGTCCTGcatttacagaaaaacaaaccatttgctcaaaatcagagaaacacacacacacaaacagagagagaaagagagagagagagagagagagagagagagagagagaggcaagagagtgAAATGAAATTGAAGTGGCACAAAAGATTTCATGGTTCATATGGTCACTGAAACCTGAGGGGCCGTGAAGAAGAAAGAGCATCCTGAGGTCTGACAACATTCCAAGTCTTGTTACCTCCTTGATGCCCAGCAAAAATAATAAGGAGCAAAATTAAATGTGGTCAGAAGACAAAATTAGTGGGTTGTTCAGCATGTGGATCGCCTTACAGACTGAATGCTCCAAGAGAAAAGTGTGCTAAGGGAATAAATCAACCCTTCGGCACGGGAAATATGCAAAGCACAGCAAAAGTTGGGCAGGTTATAATGAAGCAGTAGgaaacttgggttttttttttctgtgcctggTTCAtatttctttgacccattggaTGTCCTGTGATCTTAGAGAAGGTGGATAAGTCCCTTTCACTTTTTAGACGTGGcgtcttttctctgtttttcctggGCTTTGTGTTGTGATCTTTTTGGCCGAGTGTTGGGCACACTCTGGTCCTGTTTCTGGTTTGCACAACACCCAAAGGTTTGTTCAGACCTTGCTCTACAGAATTCTGCACACACCGTGACAGTCACTCTAGGCTCTGAATCACCGTCTTCATAAGATTTCTGCCTGAGGCTCTTACACCACACACTTAATTCATTCTACTATGACTCTGCCATATAAGGCAAGTATCAAAGGAACAGGACCTTCTTGACCTTGTCCACTGTGGTTTTCAGGAAGGCATGGTCAGCCAAGCACATGACCATAGAGATCTCCAGGTTCTGGGCTAGGCTGGTGGCTGTGTGGTGACCTCAAGTGAATGCACCTGGCTTtgattctctctgaccctttcctgcTGGACCT
This DNA window, taken from Neofelis nebulosa isolate mNeoNeb1 chromosome 4, mNeoNeb1.pri, whole genome shotgun sequence, encodes the following:
- the LOC131508627 gene encoding olfactory receptor 7A17-like, with product MYLITVFGNLLIILAISCDSHLHTPMYFFLANLSFIDICFTSTTVPKMLWNIQTQSKVITYASCITQMNFFITFAGMDDFLLSVMAYDRFVAICHPLHYTVIMNPRLCGLLVLMSWLSVVSLFYCASLGVYLSSAVTQSSHSSATASVMYTVVTPMLNPFIYSLRNRDIKRALKRILGIQTPPDDVDSNIVPFKPQAIDTPLWLGMPKYSPVPMCFPDSHRPFPDHSLCLGRTSPWVLIVMAGHTIIFLLIKQWSADSDLHFSITQELGEMQNLQDFALVVGSVWIHGHSEVGDMLV